Within Amycolatopsis sp. cg5, the genomic segment ATCTTGCCGTCCTCGTTGAAGTCACCCGGCACGCAGCCCATCGGCGCGATGTAGGGGTTCGTCGACGGCGCCTCCAGCTCGAACGGCGCGTAGCGCTTGTCACCGGGGCCGGGCGTCGGGGTGACGACCACCTGGTCGGTGCGGGTGTCGACGAGGCACAGGTCGTTGTTCTTGCCGTCGTTGTCGAGATCGTTCATCGCGATCGCGGAACCGACCGAAGAGATCCACGCCTCGATGTGCTTGTACTCCTGGTTCACCGTGCGCACGGCCTGGTTCTTCTTGGCCGCGGGCAGCGCGATGGTGAGCGGGGTGAACGAGTACTCCGAAGCGACCTTGTCCTGGTCGGCGGCCGAGACCTCCGGCAGCTTTCCGATCAGGAACATGGTGGCGATCAGCGCGAGCGCCACGATTCCGGCCAGCTGCTTGTGAAGCCAGCGAAATGTCGCGGTCATTTTCCAACACCTCCCAGTGAAAGCACTTCGTCGGCGATTTGCCGTCGCCAGTGTTCGAAAGCGGGCAGCTCGCCGTCGACCGGATCGTCGGGGCGGACATCTTGGGTGATCTTCGCGGCGAGTGCGGATTCAAGTCCACAGAGGACATTCGTGGCGAGCTCGGTGTGCGGCACGTGCAGGCCTGCCGCGATCCTGGCCTCCGAGGCGAAGGCGCTGCCCTGTGCCAGCTGTCCACGATGGACACCGGAGCGCTCGGCGAGCAGTTCCAGCTCGGCCTTTTCGACGCCGCCCGCGTAGGTGGCGGCCAGTCCGACACCCGCGTAGAGGTCGCCGTGACGGCTCGGGTCGAACCGGGAGAGCATGGTGGTGACCAGTTCGGCGTCGGTGCCGCCGATGAACCACAGCGCCCGGCCGATGCCCTGGTCGATCGCCCGGTTCGCGTACGCGGAGTACTTGCGCTCAGGCCACGGGAAAGCCGGGTCCTGG encodes:
- a CDS encoding DUF1702 family protein, with product MGTGWRALRRRILTPDVSETSLDKRGFHKKSPAAQELLETVGKIFLDGYGHAVEARIPADAAARIDEIPPRFRGFAWEGAGMGFGMLDGLPGGGRKRVTEILEGPGAPHNYLIYVGVGWAMARLPRFRWPSPTEFDPLLRWLLLDGYGFHQAYFKTAKYIDAQYQDPAFPWPERKYSAYANRAIDQGIGRALWFIGGTDAELVTTMLSRFDPSRHGDLYAGVGLAATYAGGVEKAELELLAERSGVHRGQLAQGSAFASEARIAAGLHVPHTELATNVLCGLESALAAKITQDVRPDDPVDGELPAFEHWRRQIADEVLSLGGVGK